A genome region from Brassica oleracea var. oleracea cultivar TO1000 chromosome C2, BOL, whole genome shotgun sequence includes the following:
- the LOC106324551 gene encoding prostatic spermine-binding protein-like has product MDDTYGDPSLSGDDDETDDSYVGLSDGDDDETDDSYVGLSDGDDDETDDSYVGLSDGDDDETDDSYVGLSDGDDDETDDSYVGLSDGDDDETDDSYVGLSDGDDDETDDSYVVDILLSFPIETLHQAINGPDIIIKRQVTPRKGFAILHIVDDS; this is encoded by the exons ATGGATGATACATATGGTGATCCTTCACTTTCAGGAGATGATGATGAAACTGATGATAGCTATGTTGGTCTTTCTGATGGAGATGATGATGAAACTGATGATAGCTATGTTGGTCTTTCTGATGGAGATGATGATGAAACTGATGATAGCTATGTTGGTCTTTCTGATGGAGATGATGATGAAACTGATGATAGCTATGTTGGTCTTTCTGATGGAGATGATGATGAAACTGATGATAGCTATGTTGGTCTTTCTGATGGAGATGATGATGAAACTGATGATAGCTATGTTGGTCTTTCTGATGGAGATGATGATGAAACTGATGATAGCTATGTTG TTGATATTCTTCTTAGCTTTCCCATTGAGACGCTTCATCAAGCGATTAATGGACCGGATATTATCATCAAACGTCAAGTGACCCCAAGGAAAGGTTTTGCAATCCTCCACATCGTTGACGATTCTTAG
- the LOC106323084 gene encoding uncharacterized protein LOC106323084 isoform X3 → MKKTMATTAAAIVLPFSAALLLSQAFFSYSFSSSSSSFHMRLNTLFHGAGFTSSLDFFNTLSIKLSQTLSSSLLTLPFSLTFFLFSKAYVIKLLSNKHDSFYYYLPLLKTYVCNSLFLLSANASAFALFFYIASFGFSSRNVYTLFTLASAIIYSIILANAYVVSNLALVSSTFSPSSGGYTTTILKACLLIRGRASTALALALPTNLGLAGVEALFQYRVVRSYYKEDRDVTLIALEGTFIAYLYALFLVLDTVVSFLFYQSCVKNDEDQKKGREDEYSIKIQICGTYDMKICIKGPKCFQEIL, encoded by the exons ATGAAGAAGACAATG GCCACCACCGCAGCCGCCATTGTCCTCCCTTTCTCTGCCGCTCTCCTCCTCTCTCAAGCCTTCTTCTCTTATTCTTTTTCTTCCTCCTCCTCCTCATTTCACATGAGGCTTAACACTCTCTTCCACGGAGCGGGTTTCACTTCTTCACTTGACTTCTTCAACACGTTAAGCATTAAACTCTCACAAACCCTTTCTTCATCTCTACTCACTCTCCCTTTCTCCCTCACCTTCTTCCTCTTCTCCAAAGCTTACGTCATCAAACTCCTTTCAAACAAGCACGACTCTTTTTATTATTACCTTCCTCTTCTCAAAACCTACGTTTGTAACTCTCTCTTCCTCCTCTCGGCAAACGCCTCTGCTTTTGCTCTGTTCTTCTACATAGCATCCTTTGGATTCTCTTCAAGAAACGTCTACACTCTATTCACCTTAGCCTCAGCCATTATCTACTCGATCATCCTCGCAAACGCCTATGTCGTCTCCAACTTAGCCTTGGTTTCATCAACATTCTCTCCCTCCTCAGGAGGATACACAACAACAATTCTCAAGGCGTGTCTTCTCATTCGTGGAAGAGCTTCAACAGCATTGGCACTTGCTCTGCCTACTAATCTCGGCCTAGCAGGAGTAGAAGCCTTGTTTCAGTACAGAGTAGTGAGGTCTTATTACAAAGAGGACAGGGATGTGACTTTGATAGCTCTCGAAGGAACGTTCATAGCTTACTTATACGCTCTCTTCTTGGTTCTTGACACCGTAGTCAGCTTCCTCTTTTACCAAAGCTGCGTCAAGAACGATGAGGATCAGAAGAAAGGTAGGGAAGATGAGTACTCTATCAAGATCCAAATATGTGGAAC ATATGACATGAAGATATGCATCAAAGGTCCAAAATGTTTTCAAGAAATCTTGTGA
- the LOC106323084 gene encoding uncharacterized protein LOC106323084 isoform X1: MKKTMEDSSKIMRRSIHTFLQNYHHATTAAAIVLPFSAALLLSQAFFSYSFSSSSSSFHMRLNTLFHGAGFTSSLDFFNTLSIKLSQTLSSSLLTLPFSLTFFLFSKAYVIKLLSNKHDSFYYYLPLLKTYVCNSLFLLSANASAFALFFYIASFGFSSRNVYTLFTLASAIIYSIILANAYVVSNLALVSSTFSPSSGGYTTTILKACLLIRGRASTALALALPTNLGLAGVEALFQYRVVRSYYKEDRDVTLIALEGTFIAYLYALFLVLDTVVSFLFYQSCVKNDEDQKKGREDEYSIKIQICGTYDMKICIKGPKCFQEIL; encoded by the exons ATGAAGAAGACAATGGAAGATTCAAGCAAGATCATGAGAAGATCAATCCACACTTTCCTCCAAAACTACCACCATGCCACCACCGCAGCCGCCATTGTCCTCCCTTTCTCTGCCGCTCTCCTCCTCTCTCAAGCCTTCTTCTCTTATTCTTTTTCTTCCTCCTCCTCCTCATTTCACATGAGGCTTAACACTCTCTTCCACGGAGCGGGTTTCACTTCTTCACTTGACTTCTTCAACACGTTAAGCATTAAACTCTCACAAACCCTTTCTTCATCTCTACTCACTCTCCCTTTCTCCCTCACCTTCTTCCTCTTCTCCAAAGCTTACGTCATCAAACTCCTTTCAAACAAGCACGACTCTTTTTATTATTACCTTCCTCTTCTCAAAACCTACGTTTGTAACTCTCTCTTCCTCCTCTCGGCAAACGCCTCTGCTTTTGCTCTGTTCTTCTACATAGCATCCTTTGGATTCTCTTCAAGAAACGTCTACACTCTATTCACCTTAGCCTCAGCCATTATCTACTCGATCATCCTCGCAAACGCCTATGTCGTCTCCAACTTAGCCTTGGTTTCATCAACATTCTCTCCCTCCTCAGGAGGATACACAACAACAATTCTCAAGGCGTGTCTTCTCATTCGTGGAAGAGCTTCAACAGCATTGGCACTTGCTCTGCCTACTAATCTCGGCCTAGCAGGAGTAGAAGCCTTGTTTCAGTACAGAGTAGTGAGGTCTTATTACAAAGAGGACAGGGATGTGACTTTGATAGCTCTCGAAGGAACGTTCATAGCTTACTTATACGCTCTCTTCTTGGTTCTTGACACCGTAGTCAGCTTCCTCTTTTACCAAAGCTGCGTCAAGAACGATGAGGATCAGAAGAAAGGTAGGGAAGATGAGTACTCTATCAAGATCCAAATATGTGGAAC ATATGACATGAAGATATGCATCAAAGGTCCAAAATGTTTTCAAGAAATCTTGTGA
- the LOC106323084 gene encoding uncharacterized protein LOC106323084 isoform X2 has product MKKTMEDSSKIMRRSIHTFLQNYHHATTAAAIVLPFSAALLLSQAFFSYSFSSSSSSFHMRLNTLFHGAGFTSSLDFFNTLSIKLSQTLSSSLLTLPFSLTFFLFSKAYVIKLLSNKHDSFYYYLPLLKTYVCNSLFLLSANASAFALFFYIASFGFSSRNVYTLFTLASAIIYSIILANAYVVSNLALVSSTFSPSSGGYTTTILKACLLIRGRASTALALALPTNLGLAGVEALFQYRVVRSYYKEDRDVTLIALEGTFIAYLYALFLVLDTVVSFLFYQSCVKNDEDQKKGREDEYSIKIQICGTYC; this is encoded by the coding sequence ATGAAGAAGACAATGGAAGATTCAAGCAAGATCATGAGAAGATCAATCCACACTTTCCTCCAAAACTACCACCATGCCACCACCGCAGCCGCCATTGTCCTCCCTTTCTCTGCCGCTCTCCTCCTCTCTCAAGCCTTCTTCTCTTATTCTTTTTCTTCCTCCTCCTCCTCATTTCACATGAGGCTTAACACTCTCTTCCACGGAGCGGGTTTCACTTCTTCACTTGACTTCTTCAACACGTTAAGCATTAAACTCTCACAAACCCTTTCTTCATCTCTACTCACTCTCCCTTTCTCCCTCACCTTCTTCCTCTTCTCCAAAGCTTACGTCATCAAACTCCTTTCAAACAAGCACGACTCTTTTTATTATTACCTTCCTCTTCTCAAAACCTACGTTTGTAACTCTCTCTTCCTCCTCTCGGCAAACGCCTCTGCTTTTGCTCTGTTCTTCTACATAGCATCCTTTGGATTCTCTTCAAGAAACGTCTACACTCTATTCACCTTAGCCTCAGCCATTATCTACTCGATCATCCTCGCAAACGCCTATGTCGTCTCCAACTTAGCCTTGGTTTCATCAACATTCTCTCCCTCCTCAGGAGGATACACAACAACAATTCTCAAGGCGTGTCTTCTCATTCGTGGAAGAGCTTCAACAGCATTGGCACTTGCTCTGCCTACTAATCTCGGCCTAGCAGGAGTAGAAGCCTTGTTTCAGTACAGAGTAGTGAGGTCTTATTACAAAGAGGACAGGGATGTGACTTTGATAGCTCTCGAAGGAACGTTCATAGCTTACTTATACGCTCTCTTCTTGGTTCTTGACACCGTAGTCAGCTTCCTCTTTTACCAAAGCTGCGTCAAGAACGATGAGGATCAGAAGAAAGGTAGGGAAGATGAGTACTCTATCAAGATCCAAATATGTGGAACATATTGTTGA
- the LOC106327358 gene encoding staphylococcal nuclease domain-containing protein 1-like isoform X1 — MASEDQWFKGRVKAVTSGDCLVITALAQSRPGPPPEKTITLSSLIAPKLARRGGIDEPFAWESREFLRKLCIGKEIAFKVDYKVEAIGREFGSVYLGSENLAKLVVQNGWAKVREPGGQQNQDKVLKPYIEELLQVEEMAKQEGLGRWSKVPGAAEASVRNLPPSAVGDSGDFDAMGLLAASKGKPMEAIVEQVRDGSTIRVYLLPEFQFVQVFVAGLQAPSMGRRSTQETVVEPDVTSAPNGDASAEPRGPLTSAQRLVASAVSSVEVSSDPFAMEAKYFTELRVLNRDVRIVLEGVDKFNNLIGSVYYSVGETVKDLGLELVENGLAKYVEWSANMMEEEAKKKLKAAELQCKKNRVKMWSNYVPPASNSKAIHDQNFTGKVVEVVSGDCLVVADDSVPFGSPMAERRVCLSSIRSPKIGNPRREEKPAPYAREAKEFLRQKLIGKQVNVQMEYQRKISPADGATTSGAGDSRVMDFGSVFLPSATKGDAAAATPGVNIAELIIARGLGTVVRHRDFEERSNHYEALLAAEARAIAGKKGIQSAKDSPAMHVTDLTVASAKKAKDFLPSLHRSRRISAVVEYVLSGHRFKLYIPKETCSIAFAFSGVRCPGRGEPYSEEAIALMRRKIMQRDVEIEIETVDRTGTFLGSMWEGKTNAAMFLLEAGVAKMQTGFGADRIPEAHLLELAERSAKNQKLKIWENYVEGEEVVDGGSKVETRQKETLKVVVTEVLGGGRFYVQTVGDQKVASIQNQLASLSLGDAPIVGSFNPKKGDIVLAQFSLDNSWNRAMIVNAPRGAVQSPEDKLEVFYIDYGNQETVPYSAIRPVEASVSSAPGLAQLCRLAYLKVPSLEEDFGPEAGEYLHSVTLGSGKEFKAVVEERDTSGGKVKGQGTGTELAVTLIAVDDEISVNAAMLQEGIARMEKRKRWEHKDKKAALDALEKYQEEARKSRTGIWQYGDIQSDDEDSVPVRKPGRGFIKSDNIRLRGDCHMLR; from the exons ATGGCAAGTGAGGACCAGTGGTTTAAAGGGAGAGTGAAGGCTGTTACCTCCGGAGACTGCTTGGTCATCACGGCTTTGGCCCAAAGCAGGCCCGGCCCACCTCCTGAAAAGACCATCACTTTGTCTTCTCTCATCGCTCCTAAACTG GCTCGCAGGGGAGGTATAGACGAGCCTTTTGCGTGGGAGAGCAGGGAGTTTCTGAGGAAGCTTTGCATTGGGAAG GAGATTGCTTTCAAAGTGGACTACAAAGTGGAAGCTATTGGCAGAGAATTTGGCTCTGTTTACCTTGGCAGTGAAAATCTTGCTAAGCTTGTTGTTCAGAATGGTTGGGCTAAG GTCAGAGAGCCAGGTGGTCAGCAGAATCAGGATAAGGTACTTAAGCCTTACATTGAGGAGCTGTTACAGGTTGAAGAGATGGCTAAGCAGGAAGGGCTTGGCCGTTGGAGCAAG GTTCCTGGTGCTGCCGAGGCATCTGTTAGGAACCTTCCTCCTTCTGCCGTTGGGGACTCTGGGGATTTCGATGCCATGGGTCTTTTAGCCGCAAGTAAAGGCAAGCCCATGGAAGCTATTGTTGAGCAAGTCCGCGATGGCAGTACCATCCGTGTTTATCTTCTTCCTGAATTTCAGTTTGTGCAAGTATTTGTTGCTGGACTCCAG GCTCCATCAATGGGAAGGAGATCCACACAAGAAACTGTTGTTGAGCCAGATGTTACATCAGCTCCGAATGGAGATGCTTCTGCTGAGCCCCGTGGTCCTCTAACATCAGCCCAGAGACTCGTTGCTTCAGCAGTATCGTCCGTTGAGGTTTCCTCTGATCCGTTTGCAATGGAAGCCAAGTATTTTACTGAGCTTCGTGTTCTTAATAGAGAT GTTCGCATTGTTCTTGAAGGTGTTGATAAATTCAACAATCTGATTGGGTCAGTTTACTACTCTGTTGGCGAAACAGTTAAAGACTTGGGTCTGGAGCTGGTTGAAAAT GGTCTTGCTAAGTATGTTGAGTGGAGTGCCAACATGATGGAGGAAGAAGCCAAAAAGAAGCTGAAAGCTGCAGAGCTTCAATGCAAGAAAAACCGGGTGAAAATGTGGTCAAACTATGTCCCTCCAGCTAGCAACTCTAAGGCAATTCATGACCAGAACTTTACTGGGAAG GTAGTGGAAGTTGTGAGTGGGGACTGCTTAGTAGTAGCTGATGATTCTGTACCATTCGGGAGCCCAATGGCAGAGCGCCGAGTCTGTCTTTCCAGCATTAGGTCTCCTAAAATCGGTAACCCACGCAGAGAGGAGAAACCCGCCCCTTACGCTCGGGAAGCCAAGGAGTTTCTGAGACAGAAGCTTATTGGAAAACAG GTTAATGTGCAAATGGAATACCAAAGGAAGATCAGCCCAGCAGATGGTGCTACTACTTCTGGAGCTGGCGATTCCAGAGTTATGGATTTTGGTTCAGTGTTCCTACCATCTGCTACCAAGGGTGATGCAGCTGCAGCAACTCCCGGAGTCAATATAGCTGAACTCATAATCGCCCGTGGCTTAGGGACTGTGGTTAGACATCGCGACTTTGAAGAGAGGTCAAACCATTACGAGGCTCTACTGGCTGCTGAAGCTCGTGCTATTGCTGGGAAGAAAGGAATCCAATCTGCAAAGGATTCTCCAGCAATGCACGTCACAGACCTGACTGTGGCCTCGGCTAAGAAGGCTAAAGATTTCCTTCCGTCCCTGCACAGGAGTAGGAGAATATCTGCTGTTGTGGAATACGTCTTGAGCGGACATCGGTTCAAGCTGTACATTCCAAAAGAAACATGCAGTATCGCCTTTGCATTCTCTGGTGTTAGATGTCCTGGCCGTGGCGAACCTTATTCGGAAGAAGCTATTGCTTTAATGAGACGCAAGATCATGCAGAGAGATGTCGAG ATCGAAATTGAAACTGTGGATAGAACCGGCACTTTCTTGGGATCAATGTGGGAGGGGAAGACCAACGCAGCAATGTTTCTTCTTGAAGCTGGGGTGGCAAAAATGCAGACTGGCTTTGGTGCAGACAGGATTCCAGAAGCTCATCTTCTTGAATTGGCGGAACGATCTGCTAAGAATCAGAAACTGAAG ATTTGGGAAAACTATGTTGAAGGAGAGGAAGTTGTAGATGGTGGTTCTAAAGTAGAAACAAGACAGAAGGAAACACTAAAG GTTGTTGTCACGGAAGTGCTTGGTGGCGGTCGGTTCTATGTTCAGACGGTTGGAGATCAGAAAGTAGCTTCGATTCAAAACCAGCTTGCATCTCTGAGTCTTGGAGACGCTCCCATTGTTGGTTCGTTTAACCCTAAGAAGGGTGACATCGTCCTTGCACAGTTTAGCCTCGATAACTCCTGGAACCGTGCAATG ATTGTTAATGCACCACGAGGAGCAGTTCAATCTCCAGAAGACAAACTCGAAGTGTTCTACATCGATTATGGGAACCAAGAAACAGTTCCGTACAGCGCTATTCGCCCTGTAGAGGCTTCAGTGTCCTCAGCACCAGGACTCGCGCAGCTCTGCAGACTTGCGTATTTAAAAGTTCCAAGCCTGGAAGAGGACTTTGGTCCTGAAGCGGGAGAGTATCTACATTCGGTAACGCTGGGGAGTGGTAAAGAGTTCAAGGCAGTGGTCGAGGAAAGAGATACATCAGGAGGCAAAGTGAAAGGCCAAGGAACTGGGACCGAGCTCGCTGTTACTCTCATCGCTGTTGACGACGAGATCTCTGTCAATGCAGCAATGCTTCAG GAAGGAATAGCGAGGATGGAGAAACGGAAGAGATGGGAGCATAAAGACAAGAAAGCAGCTCTTGATGCTCTCGAGAAGTACCAAGAAGAAGCTCGCAAATCTAGGACAGGAATATGGCAGTATGGAGACATTCAGTCTGATGATGAGGACAGTGTTCCGGTCAGGAAACCTGGTCGCGG GTTTATCAAGTCCGACAACATAAGATTAAGAGGGGACTGTCATATGCTTCGCTAA
- the LOC106327358 gene encoding staphylococcal nuclease domain-containing protein 1-like isoform X2 — MASEDQWFKGRVKAVTSGDCLVITALAQSRPGPPPEKTITLSSLIAPKLARRGGIDEPFAWESREFLRKLCIGKEIAFKVDYKVEAIGREFGSVYLGSENLAKLVVQNGWAKVREPGGQQNQDKVLKPYIEELLQVEEMAKQEGLGRWSKVPGAAEASVRNLPPSAVGDSGDFDAMGLLAASKGKPMEAIVEQVRDGSTIRVYLLPEFQFVQVFVAGLQAPSMGRRSTQETVVEPDVTSAPNGDASAEPRGPLTSAQRLVASAVSSVEVSSDPFAMEAKYFTELRVLNRDVRIVLEGVDKFNNLIGSVYYSVGETVKDLGLELVENGLAKYVEWSANMMEEEAKKKLKAAELQCKKNRVKMWSNYVPPASNSKAIHDQNFTGKVVEVVSGDCLVVADDSVPFGSPMAERRVCLSSIRSPKIGNPRREEKPAPYAREAKEFLRQKLIGKQVNVQMEYQRKISPADGATTSGAGDSRVMDFGSVFLPSATKGDAAAATPGVNIAELIIARGLGTVVRHRDFEERSNHYEALLAAEARAIAGKKGIQSAKDSPAMHVTDLTVASAKKAKDFLPSLHRSRRISAVVEYVLSGHRFKLYIPKETCSIAFAFSGVRCPGRGEPYSEEAIALMRRKIMQRDVEIEIETVDRTGTFLGSMWEGKTNAAMFLLEAGVAKMQTGFGADRIPEAHLLELAERSAKNQKLKIWENYVEGEEVVDGGSKVETRQKETLKVVVTEVLGGGRFYVQTVGDQKVASIQNQLASLSLGDAPIVGSFNPKKGDIVLAQFSLDNSWNRAMIVNAPRGAVQSPEDKLEVFYIDYGNQETVPYSAIRPVEASVSSAPGLAQLCRLAYLKVPSLEEDFGPEAGEYLHSVTLGSGKEFKAVVEERDTSGGKVKGQGTGTELAVTLIAVDDEISVNAAMLQEGIARMEKRKRWEHKDKKAALDALEKYQEEARKSRTGIWQYGDIQSDDEDSVPVRKPGRG, encoded by the exons ATGGCAAGTGAGGACCAGTGGTTTAAAGGGAGAGTGAAGGCTGTTACCTCCGGAGACTGCTTGGTCATCACGGCTTTGGCCCAAAGCAGGCCCGGCCCACCTCCTGAAAAGACCATCACTTTGTCTTCTCTCATCGCTCCTAAACTG GCTCGCAGGGGAGGTATAGACGAGCCTTTTGCGTGGGAGAGCAGGGAGTTTCTGAGGAAGCTTTGCATTGGGAAG GAGATTGCTTTCAAAGTGGACTACAAAGTGGAAGCTATTGGCAGAGAATTTGGCTCTGTTTACCTTGGCAGTGAAAATCTTGCTAAGCTTGTTGTTCAGAATGGTTGGGCTAAG GTCAGAGAGCCAGGTGGTCAGCAGAATCAGGATAAGGTACTTAAGCCTTACATTGAGGAGCTGTTACAGGTTGAAGAGATGGCTAAGCAGGAAGGGCTTGGCCGTTGGAGCAAG GTTCCTGGTGCTGCCGAGGCATCTGTTAGGAACCTTCCTCCTTCTGCCGTTGGGGACTCTGGGGATTTCGATGCCATGGGTCTTTTAGCCGCAAGTAAAGGCAAGCCCATGGAAGCTATTGTTGAGCAAGTCCGCGATGGCAGTACCATCCGTGTTTATCTTCTTCCTGAATTTCAGTTTGTGCAAGTATTTGTTGCTGGACTCCAG GCTCCATCAATGGGAAGGAGATCCACACAAGAAACTGTTGTTGAGCCAGATGTTACATCAGCTCCGAATGGAGATGCTTCTGCTGAGCCCCGTGGTCCTCTAACATCAGCCCAGAGACTCGTTGCTTCAGCAGTATCGTCCGTTGAGGTTTCCTCTGATCCGTTTGCAATGGAAGCCAAGTATTTTACTGAGCTTCGTGTTCTTAATAGAGAT GTTCGCATTGTTCTTGAAGGTGTTGATAAATTCAACAATCTGATTGGGTCAGTTTACTACTCTGTTGGCGAAACAGTTAAAGACTTGGGTCTGGAGCTGGTTGAAAAT GGTCTTGCTAAGTATGTTGAGTGGAGTGCCAACATGATGGAGGAAGAAGCCAAAAAGAAGCTGAAAGCTGCAGAGCTTCAATGCAAGAAAAACCGGGTGAAAATGTGGTCAAACTATGTCCCTCCAGCTAGCAACTCTAAGGCAATTCATGACCAGAACTTTACTGGGAAG GTAGTGGAAGTTGTGAGTGGGGACTGCTTAGTAGTAGCTGATGATTCTGTACCATTCGGGAGCCCAATGGCAGAGCGCCGAGTCTGTCTTTCCAGCATTAGGTCTCCTAAAATCGGTAACCCACGCAGAGAGGAGAAACCCGCCCCTTACGCTCGGGAAGCCAAGGAGTTTCTGAGACAGAAGCTTATTGGAAAACAG GTTAATGTGCAAATGGAATACCAAAGGAAGATCAGCCCAGCAGATGGTGCTACTACTTCTGGAGCTGGCGATTCCAGAGTTATGGATTTTGGTTCAGTGTTCCTACCATCTGCTACCAAGGGTGATGCAGCTGCAGCAACTCCCGGAGTCAATATAGCTGAACTCATAATCGCCCGTGGCTTAGGGACTGTGGTTAGACATCGCGACTTTGAAGAGAGGTCAAACCATTACGAGGCTCTACTGGCTGCTGAAGCTCGTGCTATTGCTGGGAAGAAAGGAATCCAATCTGCAAAGGATTCTCCAGCAATGCACGTCACAGACCTGACTGTGGCCTCGGCTAAGAAGGCTAAAGATTTCCTTCCGTCCCTGCACAGGAGTAGGAGAATATCTGCTGTTGTGGAATACGTCTTGAGCGGACATCGGTTCAAGCTGTACATTCCAAAAGAAACATGCAGTATCGCCTTTGCATTCTCTGGTGTTAGATGTCCTGGCCGTGGCGAACCTTATTCGGAAGAAGCTATTGCTTTAATGAGACGCAAGATCATGCAGAGAGATGTCGAG ATCGAAATTGAAACTGTGGATAGAACCGGCACTTTCTTGGGATCAATGTGGGAGGGGAAGACCAACGCAGCAATGTTTCTTCTTGAAGCTGGGGTGGCAAAAATGCAGACTGGCTTTGGTGCAGACAGGATTCCAGAAGCTCATCTTCTTGAATTGGCGGAACGATCTGCTAAGAATCAGAAACTGAAG ATTTGGGAAAACTATGTTGAAGGAGAGGAAGTTGTAGATGGTGGTTCTAAAGTAGAAACAAGACAGAAGGAAACACTAAAG GTTGTTGTCACGGAAGTGCTTGGTGGCGGTCGGTTCTATGTTCAGACGGTTGGAGATCAGAAAGTAGCTTCGATTCAAAACCAGCTTGCATCTCTGAGTCTTGGAGACGCTCCCATTGTTGGTTCGTTTAACCCTAAGAAGGGTGACATCGTCCTTGCACAGTTTAGCCTCGATAACTCCTGGAACCGTGCAATG ATTGTTAATGCACCACGAGGAGCAGTTCAATCTCCAGAAGACAAACTCGAAGTGTTCTACATCGATTATGGGAACCAAGAAACAGTTCCGTACAGCGCTATTCGCCCTGTAGAGGCTTCAGTGTCCTCAGCACCAGGACTCGCGCAGCTCTGCAGACTTGCGTATTTAAAAGTTCCAAGCCTGGAAGAGGACTTTGGTCCTGAAGCGGGAGAGTATCTACATTCGGTAACGCTGGGGAGTGGTAAAGAGTTCAAGGCAGTGGTCGAGGAAAGAGATACATCAGGAGGCAAAGTGAAAGGCCAAGGAACTGGGACCGAGCTCGCTGTTACTCTCATCGCTGTTGACGACGAGATCTCTGTCAATGCAGCAATGCTTCAG GAAGGAATAGCGAGGATGGAGAAACGGAAGAGATGGGAGCATAAAGACAAGAAAGCAGCTCTTGATGCTCTCGAGAAGTACCAAGAAGAAGCTCGCAAATCTAGGACAGGAATATGGCAGTATGGAGACATTCAGTCTGATGATGAGGACAGTGTTCCGGTCAGGAAACCTGGTCGCGGGTGA